From the genome of Setaria viridis chromosome 1, Setaria_viridis_v4.0, whole genome shotgun sequence:
GTAGATGATTTCACTGTCACAACCTGAAACTTATGTTTTCCCTGATATCTTGCAGAGACCGGTCTCAGTGTCCCTCGATAATGAAAGAAACTGCTCCagatggcagcagcagcagcagcagatatTTGCAAGACTTGATTACATTCAATAATCATTTTGTTAAATGGTTACCTTATTTATTCAGGGGCACCTACATTGTGTTATATACTAGTGGTGCACGTTTGACATCGAACCTTAAATCTATTTCTGGTAACAGTTCTTTTGAATTCCATTTCAGCTCAAGGTTTCAGAGAAAATAGTCACCTTTTGTAAACGACTTGGTCTAATTGGATCAATTGCTGTTTCATCCATCTCAAGAGCTAACCTTGCTGGTAGCCGTTGTCGGTCTTCTAATTTGGTGCCCCTTGTTGTTCTTTATGCATTCTTTATGCTTGCGTTCTCCGTTATCGAGACAATGGCATCAGGTGAACCTAGATGAGatttactccctctgtcccaattTATCCTAATTTATAGgtggttttgatttttctaggtgcatagttttagCTATGCAGTTAGATATATGCTTGTGTCTGGATACAGAGTAAATaatatgaatttagaaaagccgaaatgacatataatttgaaacagagggagtacatggGAGGACATTTCGGTGAAAAAGTATTGGATGAAATGTTTGAACGCAGAAATTTTGTTGCCAATGTTTCAGTTTGTTGCAAGTGTTTTCTTTTCGCTAGAACGTACTGAATGATGTAGCAAATGTTTAATATGTGCAAAGACTGTTTGTGGCAAATTGAaacaaaatttcaaatttataaCACCTCGCCCTTTTTCCCTGGAGATGTAACTGACATCTGATTGCAAATAACAACACACGCTGGTTGTACGCTATAGCAATAGTTTGGTTTATTTATCGACAGCACCATAGGGTAAGACAAGCTGGTTGGCATGGAACGAGAAGATCAGGCTTTTCACACTCCCAAGGTCAGCTAAACGAGTTGAAAGACGCAAACAAAAGCCCATCCAAAAAGGTCTAAACTCCAACAGGCACTGCAACCTGGAAACCAAACAAAGCTACAAGGGAGGGGAAACAAATACACATGGACCTACACCCTGAACTTGCGAACAGCGCTGGCTGGCTGTACACTCTTTAACCAGCGATCGATCTAGTTGGTCGCCACCTGATCGTTGCgcacgccggcgacgagcgccgTGCAGCCGgagctgctggcggcggcgagggcgttCTTGGCGCCGCCACCAATGTCTCCCGGGCCGTCGCTGAACTTCGGCGACCTTGGCCCCGACCCCGAGAGCCTCCTGACGATTAAAATCACGGCGTCGGCCTGGAACAGCGCGTGGTGCGTCCTCCCGAAGCCGTTGAACCGGCGGCACACGGCCATGTGcgccgcgagcgccgcctcccTGTCGCCGCCGTTCTTGCCGGCCTCCTCGGCCACGGCCTCGGCGCAGAGCCCGCACACCCACCGCCCGGAGaaccggcggcgcacggcgccgATGTACGCCGGCGTGCACTCCTCCGACATGCCGCAGCACTCGCACCGGgcgtcctccacctccgccgccggccgcgcggcgtCCCGCgggtcgccgccgtcctccgcctccctGTTGTCGTCGTGGTCGGCGACGCAGCTGCGGAGCTCGTGGGACGACGGGgtccgctgctgccgccggtgcTCGCCGCTGCCGAAGCTGCCGATGATCGTCGCCA
Proteins encoded in this window:
- the LOC117853416 gene encoding uncharacterized protein, with the protein product MAPNGEAPAMTAAVAPLLATIIGSFGSGEHRRQQRTPSSHELRSCVADHDDNREAEDGGDPRDAARPAAEVEDARCECCGMSEECTPAYIGAVRRRFSGRWVCGLCAEAVAEEAGKNGGDREAALAAHMAVCRRFNGFGRTHHALFQADAVILIVRRLSGSGPRSPKFSDGPGDIGGGAKNALAAASSSGCTALVAGVRNDQVATN